A window of the Campylobacter massiliensis genome harbors these coding sequences:
- the fliK gene encoding flagellar hook-length control protein FliK produces MQTTQNDILSFDASIKGGVKKQSKNAQKGGKEDGEFLSIVLDAAAKKGENLSEKDLKEMAKAVNLSTQTAQNGQTKAPIQSTDVKEILGEEVAENLFENATFMQLLQILEMLSGGEKISKFPNFENRLAKVLSNEATLNELRGAKNLNELIEIANKLNLGLENIEVTQVQADELGEMFPSLAKKDFFEPVTPKKNFAFSELKNKVEEAINANEPEPKDTLNKLLAAVQEEQTKPQNKPEAAPTKAENNTQNLAQNAKILRDAVKNTNESTDENKPISQDENEQKPNLKAEGELNLTAAKSEKSGLGQDSKKVNLQNLLFPERESAEEQVLTEPQSEGSENSELNAMVKDVISNAKAQTRNFQAVRETFDNFSSNLKEQVAAYKSPFMRFNITLNPLNLGEVEITMVNRGNNLHINFNSNTQTMNLFLQNQAEFKNSLVNMGFTELEMNFSDQNQPKKEQGQKSYKGSKFNADDAEQGEAAAPRLELVVPRYV; encoded by the coding sequence ATGCAGACAACTCAAAACGATATTTTATCATTTGACGCAAGCATCAAAGGCGGCGTGAAAAAACAGAGCAAAAACGCGCAAAAAGGCGGCAAAGAGGACGGCGAGTTTCTCTCTATTGTGCTAGACGCGGCCGCTAAAAAGGGCGAAAATTTAAGCGAAAAAGATCTAAAAGAGATGGCAAAAGCAGTAAATTTATCCACACAAACGGCTCAAAACGGGCAAACAAAAGCACCTATCCAAAGCACGGACGTAAAAGAAATTTTAGGCGAGGAAGTAGCGGAAAATTTATTTGAAAATGCGACCTTTATGCAGCTCTTGCAAATTTTAGAGATGCTTAGCGGCGGCGAGAAAATCAGCAAATTTCCAAATTTTGAAAACCGCCTAGCCAAAGTGCTATCAAACGAAGCTACGCTAAACGAGCTAAGGGGAGCTAAAAATCTAAACGAGCTAATAGAGATCGCAAATAAGCTAAATTTGGGTCTAGAAAATATCGAAGTGACGCAGGTTCAGGCCGACGAACTAGGCGAGATGTTTCCAAGTTTGGCGAAAAAAGATTTCTTTGAGCCCGTAACTCCTAAGAAAAATTTTGCATTTAGCGAGCTAAAAAACAAGGTCGAAGAGGCCATAAACGCAAACGAGCCAGAGCCAAAAGATACGCTAAATAAGCTACTAGCCGCCGTGCAAGAAGAGCAAACAAAACCGCAAAATAAGCCTGAAGCCGCGCCTACGAAAGCGGAAAACAATACACAAAATTTAGCCCAAAACGCCAAAATTTTACGCGATGCGGTAAAAAACACAAACGAAAGCACAGATGAAAACAAGCCGATTTCGCAAGATGAAAATGAGCAAAAGCCAAACCTCAAAGCCGAAGGCGAGCTAAATTTAACCGCTGCAAAAAGCGAAAAATCGGGGCTCGGTCAAGACTCTAAAAAGGTAAATTTACAAAATTTGCTATTTCCGGAGCGCGAGAGCGCCGAGGAGCAGGTTTTAACCGAACCGCAAAGCGAAGGTAGCGAAAACAGCGAGCTAAACGCGATGGTAAAAGACGTAATCTCAAATGCCAAAGCTCAAACTAGAAATTTCCAAGCCGTGCGCGAGACGTTTGATAACTTTAGCTCAAATTTAAAAGAGCAAGTCGCGGCCTACAAATCGCCTTTTATGCGCTTTAACATCACGCTAAATCCGCTAAATTTGGGCGAAGTCGAGATCACGATGGTAAATCGCGGCAACAATCTGCACATAAATTTCAACTCAAACACGCAGACGATGAACCTCTTTTTACAAAATCAGGCCGAGTTTAAAAACAGCCTCGTAAATATGGGTTTTACCGAGCTTGAGATGAACTTTAGCGATCAAAATCAGCCTAAAAAAGAGCAAGGACAAAAGAGTTACAAAGGCTCTAAATTTAACGCCGACGACGCAGAGCAAGGCGAAGCGGCGGCGCCTCGTTTAGAGCTCGTCGTTCCGCGATACGTGTAA
- a CDS encoding flagellar basal body rod modification protein: MSNGLETNNFTVNNQAAKKSADALQKAAGTNPNAQLDKDAFMKLLLTELQYQDPTSPMDTEKMLTQTSQLASLEMQENTNKMMQKLADQLKNSTNMYAVGVLGKMAKIGDSGIVKEEGSGVKFAGFLESAAKGGTINIRDNSGKLVRTLEFGEAKAGANTFEWDGKDSAGNDAKAGTYSVEINYVDLAGKAKSGGVGNYLVEGVKFIDGVAQVKVGGQYVSIDKVKEFTEPSKG; this comes from the coding sequence ATGTCAAACGGACTAGAAACCAATAACTTCACGGTAAACAACCAAGCCGCCAAAAAATCGGCGGACGCCCTACAAAAGGCCGCAGGCACCAATCCAAACGCCCAGCTAGACAAGGACGCTTTTATGAAACTTCTTTTGACCGAACTTCAGTATCAAGACCCGACAAGTCCGATGGATACGGAAAAAATGCTAACTCAAACTAGCCAGCTAGCCTCGCTCGAGATGCAGGAAAATACGAACAAAATGATGCAAAAGCTAGCCGACCAGCTAAAAAACAGCACAAATATGTACGCCGTCGGAGTACTCGGCAAGATGGCTAAAATCGGCGATAGCGGCATCGTAAAAGAAGAAGGCTCAGGCGTCAAATTTGCGGGATTTTTAGAAAGCGCGGCAAAAGGCGGCACGATAAATATAAGAGATAATAGCGGCAAACTCGTAAGAACGCTGGAGTTTGGCGAAGCAAAAGCGGGCGCAAATACATTCGAGTGGGACGGCAAAGATAGCGCGGGCAACGACGCAAAAGCGGGAACCTACTCGGTAGAGATAAACTACGTAGATCTCGCGGGTAAAGCCAAAAGCGGCGGCGTAGGCAACTATCTCGTAGAGGGCGTCAAATTTATCGACGGTGTCGCACAGGTAAAGGTCGGCGGACAATACGTCAGCATCGACAAAGTCAAAGAATTTACCGAGCCGTCAAAAGGATAA